A region from the Rhodamnia argentea isolate NSW1041297 chromosome 7, ASM2092103v1, whole genome shotgun sequence genome encodes:
- the LOC115737809 gene encoding BRASSINOSTEROID INSENSITIVE 1-associated receptor kinase 1-like: MVFNLRTFSFSESSEDDRAHPRSFSLKELRAATQNFSRHNFFAEGGFGAVYWGRLADGSLMAVKRATALDQEREEAFKREVQAASSVRTRSNVLRLSGFCRTKKELILVYPLMIHYSLAHCGRERPDWSPRPLDWTTRKRIALGAARGLMHQLHNQSNVRTTPLRFCLSSMLLAFRFKAEMGGFYRVDIVHESKSEKGIIEWRTLKDDVFAFGKTLLHLICGRKSTEFGLLADEIISLGKWISQMMNENKLERVIDPSLWGHYVEEEAKQLVQLALLCVDTNPSVRRDLSRVIRMLGNQLLRQEQDPSSRHSQSRNSDSTTYYSFPPSPSSGIAL, translated from the coding sequence ATGGTGTTCAATCTACGAACCTTCAGTTTCTCCGAGTCCAGTGAAGACGATCGAGCACATCCTAGAAGCTTCTCCCTAAAAGAGCTCCGAGCCGCGACGCAGAACTTTAGCCGGCACAACTTCTTCGCAGAAGGTGGATTCGGTGCGGTTTACTGGGGACGCTTAGCGGACGGTTCTCTCATGGCAGTGAAAAGAGCAACCGCCCTTGATCAAGAGAGGGAAGAGGCTTTCAAAAGAGAAGTGCAAGCCGCAAGCTCGGTTCGGACACGCTCAAACGTGCTACGTCTCAGCGGCTTTTGCAGGACCAAGAAGGAGCTTATCCTGGTCTATCCCCTGATGATCCATTACAGCCTTGCTCATTGTGGTCGAGAGAGACCGGATTGGTCACCCCGACCTCTCGATTGGACTACTCGCAAGCGTATAGCCTTGGGAGCAGCAAGAGGTCTTATGCACCAGCTGCACAATCAAAGTAATGTTCGGACCACGCCACTCCGCTTTTGCCTGTCGAGTATGTTGCTAGCTTTTCGATTTAAGGCTGAGATGGGAGGTTTCTACCGTGTGGACATCGTGCACGAGAGTAAATCAGAGAAGGGAATTATCGAGTGGCGCACTCTGAAGGACGATGTTTTCGCCTTTGGGAAAACTCTTCTCCACCTTATCTGCGGACGGAAGAGCACGGAGTTTGGTCTGCTAGCAGATGAAATTATCAGCTTGGGAAAATGGATTAGCCAGATGATGAACGAGAACAAGTTGGAAAGAGTGATTGATCCTAGCTTGTGGGGGCACTATgtggaagaagaagcaaagcaaCTAGTCCAGTTAGCATTGTTGTGTGTGGATACTAATCCATCAGTCCGACGCGATCTGTCTCGAGTGATCAGAATGCTCGGAAACCAATTGCTCAGGCAGGAGCAGGATCCTAGCAGTCGGCACAGTCAGAGTCGAAACAGTGATTCCACCACTTACTACTCTTTccctccttctccttcatcCGGAATTGCTCTATGA
- the LOC115737692 gene encoding probable calcium-binding protein CML36: MKLVKINRLSPKRLFGSKKDRSGVARSDDPSSFGYGTTSSSSSCSSAASSVHKPGAGGESRTPTSVLPPQLSGEWSDAASSSADLNCELARAFTYIDGDNDGVLSRDELEALLTRLGAEPLNADERALMLREVGCADDGGGGAGVRIEDLLSRVGSAGGDPDCDVEMRRTFEFFDRDGDGRITAEELLGAFGAMGDGGCTLEECRRMIAQVDRNGDGFVCFEDFSRMMELQI; the protein is encoded by the coding sequence ATGAAGCTCGTCAAGATCAACCGGCTCAGCCCGAAGCGCCTCTTCGGGTCCAAGAAGGACCGGTCCGGCGTGGCCAGGTCGGACGACCCGTCCTCGTTCGGGTACGGCAcgacgtcgtcgtcgtcctcttGCTCCTCCGCCGCGTCGTCCGTGCACAAGCCCGGCGCCGGCGGCGAATCCCGGACGCCCACCAGCGTGCTCCCCCCGCAGCTCTCCGGCGAGTGGTCCGACGCGGCGTCGTCGTCCGCCGACTTGAACTGCGAGCTCGCCCGGGCCTTCACGTACATCGACGGCGACAACGACGGGGTCCTCTCGAGGGACGAGCTCGAGGCCCTGCTGACCCGGCTCGGGGCCGAGCCGCTGAACGCCGACGAGAGGGCGCTGATGCTGAGGGAGGTCGGGTGCGccgacgacggcggcggcggtgccGGCGTGAGGATAGAGGACCTGCTCAGCCGGGTGGGCTCCGCGGGCGGAGATCCGGACTGCGACGTCGAGATGCGGCGGACGTTCGAGTTCTTCGACAGGGACGGCGACGGGAGGATCACGGCGGAGGAGCTGCTGGGGGCGTTTGGGGCGATGGGGGACGGGGGGTGCACGTTAGAGGAGTGCCGGCGCATGATAGCGCAGGTTGATAGGAACGGGGACGGGTTCGTGTGCTTCGAGGACTTCAGCCGTATGATGGAGCTGCAGATCTGA
- the LOC115737691 gene encoding triacylglycerol lipase SDP1-like, whose product MDISNEANINPFSIGPSTILGRTIAFRILCSRSMSHLSQQLFHVVLDYAFRIGGFVTPMISWFHPRNPQGILAMVTVIAFLLKRYTSVKVRAEMAYRRKFWRNMMRAALTYEEWAHAAKMLDKETVKMNESDLYDEELVRNKLQELRQRREEGSLRDIIFCMRADLVRNLGNMCNPELHKGRLQVPKLIKEYIDEVSTQLRMVCNSDSDELSLEEKLSFMHETRHAFGRTALLLSGGASLGAFHVGVVKTLVEHKLLPRIIAGSSVGSIMCSIVATRSWPELQNFFEDSLHSLQFFDQLGGIFAVVRRVRRQGAVHEIRQLQWILRHLTSNLTFQEAYDMTGRILGITVCSPRKHEPPRCLNYLTSPHVVIWSAVTASCAFPGLFEAQELMAKDRSGEIVPYHPPFNLGPEENGGAPGRQWRDGSLEIDLPMMQLKELFNVNHFIVSQANPHIAPLLRMKDFVRAYGGSFAAKLAQLIELEVKHRCNQVLEFGFPLGGIAQLFAQEWEGDVTVVMPATLAQYSKIIQNPSHIELQKAANQGRRCTWEKLAAIKANCGIELALDECVAILNHMRRIKRSAKRAAAASLGLTATAKFSGSRRIPSWNCLARENSTGSLDEDLLADTTSSLHQGVGGSLGRNSRPYRSGHDGSDSESESVDVPSWTRSGGPLMRTSSANKFTDYVQSLDLHVDLNKIPNLNSNVTQMGAETHSQSSRVTTPDRTSENAEFDLRDLSNRSSSSITVTEGDLLHAEKVQEGIVFNVVRRENLSISNRSHDSESYNSEVAECLHLDCPEKEMDGSSDSECGSGGDHVETA is encoded by the exons ATGGATATAAGTAACGAGGCAAACATTAATCCGTTCTCCATTGGACCTTCGACCATTCTTGGCCGCACCATTGCCTTCAGAATCCTGTGTTCTCGGTCAATGTCACATCTGTCGCAGCAGCTCTTTCATGTGGTGTTGGATTATGCGTTTAGGATTGGGGGCTTTGTTACCCCCATGATATCATGGTTTCATCCTAGGAATCCACAAGGGATATTGGCAATGGTCACTGTTATAGCATTCTTATTAAAACGGTACACCAGCGTGAAAGTGAGGGCCGAAATGGCTTATCGGAGGAAATTTTGGCGGAACATGATGAGAGCTGCATTGACTTATGAGGAATGGGCTCATGCTGCTAAGATGCTTGATAAAGAGACAGTGAAGATGAATGAATCAGATCTTTATGATGAGGAACTGGTAAGAAACAAGCTGCAGGAGCTCCGCCAACGTCGCGAAGAGGGTTCTCTTAGAGATATCATCTTTTGCATGCGAGCTGATCTAGTCAGGAATCTTGGGAATATGTGTAACCCTGAGCTTCACAAGGGTAGACTTCAGGTGCCCAAGCTCATTAAGGAGTACATTGATGAGGTCTCAACTCAGTTAAGGATGGTCTGCAACTCTGATTCTGATGAGCTCTCTTTGGAGGAGAAGCTCTCTTTCATGCATGAGACTAGGCATGCCTTTGGTAGGACAGCTTTGCTTTTGAGTGGGGGAGCTTCTCTGGGAGCCTTTCATGTTGGTGTGGTTAAAACACTGGTTGAACATAAGCTTTTGCCTAGGATAATTGCTGGTTCCAGTGTGGGATCTATAATGTGCTCTATTGTTGCCACCAGGTCTTGGCCTGAGCTTCAAAACTTCTTCGAAGATTCTTTGCACTCATTGCAGTTTTTTGATCAGCTGGGAGGGATTTTTGCGGTTGTCAGGAGGGTCAGGAGGCAAGGAGCTGTGCATGAGATCAGACAATTGCAGTGGATTTTAAGGCATCTTACCAGTAATCTTACGTTTCAAGAAGCTTATGACATGACAGGACGAATTCTTGGGATAACAGTGTGCTCTCCGCGAAAACATGAGCCACCCAGGTGCCTTAACTACTTAACCTCACCTCATGTTGTCATTTGGAGTGCGGTCACCGCTTCTTGTGCCTTTCCTGGCCTTTTTGAAGCCCAGGAACTAATGGCTAAGGATAGAAGTGGAGAGATTGTTCCTTATCATCCACCATTCAATTTGGGCCCTGAGGAGAACGGTGGGGCACCTGGCCGTCAATGGAGAGATGGTAGCTTGGAAATTGATCTACCTATGATGCAGCTAAAGGAACTATTCAACGTGAATCACTTTATAGTGAGTCAAGCAAATCCTCACATTGCACCACTATTAAGAATGAAGGACTTTGTCAGAGCTTATGGTGGGAGTTTTGCTGCCAAG CTTGCTCAATTAATTGAGCTGGAGGTGAAACATAGATGCAACCAAGTATTGGAGTTTGGTTTTCCTCTTGGGGGGATCGCTCAGCTCTTTGCGCAAGAATGGGAGGGCGATGTCACTGTTGTTATGCCTGCCACACTTGCTCAG TATTCAAAGATCATCCAAAACCCATCCCATATTGAGCTTCAGAAAGCTGCCAATCAGGGGAGAAGGTGCACTTGGGAGAAGCTCGCCGCCATTAAAGCAAACTGTGGCATTGAGCTTGCACTTGATGAATGTGTTGCGATCCTCAACCATATGCGCAGAATCAAGAGGAGTGCAAAGAGAGCTGCGGCTGCTTCTCTTGGCCTCACTGCCACTGCCAAATTCAGCGGGTCAAGAAGGATCCCTTCATGGAACTGCCTTGCTAGAGAGAACTCAACTGGGTCACTCGACGAAGATCTCCTGGCAGACACCACTTCCTCATTACATCAAGGAGTTGGTGGATCCTTAGGTAGGAATTCCCGGCCCTATCGCAGTGGACATGATGGAAGTGACAGTGAATCTGAAAGTGTAGATGTACCTTCTTGGACAAGATCCGGTGGGCCCTTGATGAGGACTAGCTCTGCTAACAAGTTCACTGACTACGTCCAAAGCTTGGACCTACACGTTGACCTAAACAAGATCCCTAATTTGAACTCCAATGTTACCCAAATGGGAGCAGAAACGCACTCACAGAGCTCGAGGGTGACAACTCCTGATAGAACGTCAGAGAATGCGGAGTTCGATCTGCGGGACTTGAGCAATAGAAGCAGCTCAAGCATCACCGTGACCGAAGGAGATCTCTTGCATGCTGAGAAGGTTCAGGAGGGGATCGTGTTTAATGTCGTCAGGAGAGAGAACCTTAGTATTTCAAACAGGAGTCATGATTCTGAGAGTTACAACTCTGAAGTCGCCGAGTGTTTGCATCTCGATTGTCCAGAAAAGGAGATGGATGGCAGCTCGGATTCCGAATGCGGGTCTGGTGGAGATCATGTGGAAACAGCCTAA